TTCGCCGGCCCGCCCTTGTCGCCGCCCTTGGCCGACGCAGGGGTCTGCACCGACGGCTTGGTCGCGGTCCCGGGCTTGGGCGGCGCGCCGGCGTCGGCGGGGGCGTCCTTCTCGTTCTTGGACACCTCCTCCTTCATCTCGTCGACGTGCTCTTGCGCCGCGCCCTTCTCGCTGTCGGCCTTGGAGCCGGCCTCGCCGAGCACGCCCTGCAGCCAGCCCATCGGCGAGTTCGCGATCTGCCCCTCGACCTTGGCCACGATCGCGGCGTCGGCCTCGGCCCCCGTCTGGGTCTTCGCGGCGTGCTTGGCGATCAGTGCTTGCGCGTCTCCACCGGCGGCGGCGGGGGCAGGGGTGGCCATGGTGGTCTCCTTCAGGCGCTCGGGCTGCTGGTGAGCTCGTCGGCCAGGCGGCGCGCCCGGCTCACGTCGTCGATCATCTTGGTGAAGCGGGCGCGCCCCATGTGGTCGCGCAGCGACTCGATGAGCCGCTCGAACATCGGCCGGACGCCGTCGCCCTGGACCTGGCGCAGCGCGTGGTAGCTCTCGGCGATCGTCCGGTACGCCGACGGGTAGTCGCCGTGGTTCTGGTAGATCTGCGACATCAGCCCGACCGCGGCGACGTAGCGGCCGAGGTCGCCGCCGGCGGCGCCGATGCGCGCGACCTCGATGCAGCGATCGAGCGCGCCGGCGGTCTTGTTGCGCTGGCTCATCAGGCCGGCCTGGCCGATCAGCGCCGCGACGTGCAGGTCGGTGAGGCCGTGCTCGAGCGCGCGATCGCGGGCGATCTGGATCACCCGGTCGGCCTCCTCGGCGCCCGCCAGGTCGCCGCGCGCCGCCAGCGCCGCGGCGCGGGCGATCCGGGCCTCGATCTCGTCGGCCGGGCTCGCGTGCTCGGTCGCGATGCGCACGATCTCGCGCAGCTGGTTGGCGGCGGTGGCCGCGTCGCCGCGGGCCAGCGCGTCGGTGGCCAGCACCTGGCGCGCGGTGAACACCGTGTCGACCCAGCGCGGCTCATGGCGCAGCTCGTCGACGAGCGCGCGCAGCTCGTCGAACGGCGCGGGATCGCCGGGCTCGTCGTGGAGCACGTCCTCGGCGATGCCCAGCGTGATCTCGGCCAGCGCCTGCTGCCACAGCGGATCGCGCGCGTCGGCCTGCGCGGCGACGACGCCCGCGGCCCCGCGCAGGGTCGGGCCGGCGACGGCGCGGTCGCCCCGCCGGATCCCGACGCGGCACGAGCGCGCCGCGATCGCGAACATCAGCGGGCCGGTGCGCTCGATGCGCTCGCCGGCCGACGACAGCACCGAGTCGGCCGCGGTCCAGTCGAGCTCGATCATCTTGATCGACGCCAGGCGCAGCAGCAGCCGTGCCTCGAGCGCCGGATCTTCGACCGGCTCGACGAGGGGGCCGGCAGCGTGGATGTTGGCGCGCACCACCGCTGCGCGGTGACCGAGCAGCGGATCGTCCTCCGCGAGGCGCACCGCGGCCGTCGCGCGCGCGGCCGGATCGGCCGCGGCGAGCTGGGCGCGCAGGGAGTCGAGATGCGCGATCATCGGGCGCATCGTAGTACGGCGGGATTGCGCCGATCCTTCCTGGGTTTCTATAATGTTTCCGATGACTGCCAGCGGCGCAGACCTGGTGGCCATCGCCCGGCTCCGGAGCGAAATCGCCATCCTCGCGCGCGGCGGCGAGTACGACCTTGCCCAGGCCCGGTTGCTGGAGCTGGCCACCCTCGACCTCCGGGTGGGGCTGCGGGCCGACGCGCTCCTGCGGACGCGGCAAGCTGCTGAACTTGCTAGAAGTGGCGGGCAGCTCGCGGAGGAGCTGCAGGCCGAGCTGCTGCTCGCGCTGGCCGAGGTCCAGGCGGGGTCGTTCACCGGTGCAGAGCAGGCCGCGGACACGGTGCTCCTGCGATCCGGTGCGCTTGAAGACCACATCAGGCGCCCTCTCGTTACATCCGCCTACCTTGTGCGCGGGATGGCGAGCCGCCGGGCGGGATCCCTGGTCCCGGCGCGGGTGGCGCTCGACCAGTGCCGGCAGCGCGCGGTGATGCTGGGGCGCGCGGACCTGTCGGCGCTGGCGCTGGCCGAGCTGGGCCTGGTCGAGCTCGCGGACGGCGATCCGGCCGCCGCCGCGGTCTGCTTCACGTTCGCGCGGGACGCGTTTGGGCTCGCGGGCCAGGACACGGTCGCGCGCGGGGTCGAGCTCTTGGCGCTCGACGCGTTCGTCGCCAGCGGCCGGCTCGACGAGGCCCGCGCGATCGCGACCGCCACGCTGGCCGACGCCGACGCCCGCGGCGACGACGAGCTGGCCGCGCGCGCGGCCGGCGTCCTGGCCGACGCGCTGGCGGCCGCGGGCGAGCGACCGCAGGCGCTGATCGCCGCCGACGACGCCGCGCAGCGGACGCGGCGGCTCACCGGGGAGCGCGGCCGGGCGCTCGCCGTGCGCGCGCGCCTGCGGCAGGCGACGCTGATCGACGATCCGGGCACCCAGGCGCTGCACCTCGAGGCCGCGGTCGACGGCGCGGTCGCGAGCGGCGACGCGGCGATCCTGGCGACGGCGCTCGACGCGCTGGTCGCGGGCGCGATGATGGCGACGCTGCCGCCGGCGGCGTGGGCCCAGGTCGCGGAGCTGGCGCGCGCGTGCCGCGCCGCCGGGCTTCTCCGCCTCGCCGACATGGCCGACGCTGCGCTGGCCGAGCTACGATGACCGCGCCGTGATCCGCCCCGTCGACCCCGCCGAACGCGATCACGGCCTCGGCTACAGCTCGAGCAGCGAGCACCTCGCCGACTGGGCGTCGCTGACCGGGCTCGCCGTCGAGCGGCTCGCGGCGCTCCGGCGGGCGATGCCGCACCGCGCGCAGGTCACCGCGGCCGATCGGCGCGCGCTCGTGCGCGCCTCGCCCGAGCTCGCCAGCTACGACCAGCGGATGGCCGACGCGCGCGCGGCGCTGGCGGCGCGCACGACCTACGCCCGGCGGCTCGGGGTCGAGCTGCCGCTCGAGCTGGTGCGCGAGCGGTTCGGCCTGACGCCGCTCGACCTGCAGCTGTTCGCGATGCTCACCACGATCGAGCGCGGCGCGGCGCTCAACCCGTACCTGTCGGGCGCCGACAAGAGCGACGCGGTCCAGAGCGACGTGGCGTTCCTGGTGGCGCTCGTGGCCGACGGCGTCGAGTACACGCCCGAGGAGGTGCGCCTGCGGTTCACCGGCGACGCGCCGCTGGTCGCCGGGGGGTTGATCGAGCTGGCGTCGGGCCCGGGCTGGGTGCCCGAGGCGCCGCTGGCGTACAAGCGCCTGCGCGTCGCCGAGCGCGTGCTCGACTTCGTCGACGGGCTGCGCGCCCCCGGCGACGCGGTGCTGGGGACGCTGGCGCGGTTCGTCGCGACGCCGCTGTCCGCGGCCGAGCTGATCATCCCCGATCGCACGATCATCGACGAGGTCGCCCGCGCGCTGGTGCGGCCCGATCACCTGCTCGAGGTCATCGGCGCGCCCGGGGTCGGCCGCAAGGCGGTGATCGGCGCGGCCGCGCGCGCGCTGGGCAGCCCGGTGCTGATCGTCGACATGCGCGAGGTGCCGGTCGAGGTGAAGGCGCTCACCGACGCGCTCGCGCCGATGATCCGCGAGGCCCGGCTGCAGCGCGGCGTGCTGATCCTCGAGGGCGTCGATCACTACGGCGACGGCGAGGGCCAGGGCTTCATCCTGCCGCACGTGATCGCGCTCCTGCGCGCGACCGCGGTGCCGCTGGCGGTCGTGTGCGAGCGCTCGGTCGAGTGGCTGGGGCGGTGCGGCCGGGTGATCCTGAAGTTCCTGGTGCCGTTCCCCAGCGCCGAGACCCAGCGCAAGCTGTGGGTCCGGCACCTGCCCGCGCAGCTGCGGCTGGCGCCGGGCACCGACCTCGAGACGATCGTCAAGCGCTACTCGGCGTCGTGCGCGGCGATCGGCGACGCCGCGGTCGAGCTGGGCCGGCTCGACTACGTCCACCAGCGCGGCGGCGTGATCGCCGAGGAGCACGTCGTCGAGGTCATCCGCAGCCGCCTGGCCCACCGCCTCGGCGCGCTGGCGACGGTCGTCCGCACGACGCTCGAGTGGCCCGACGTGATCCTGCCCGACGAGGTGCTCGCGCCGGTGTTCGAGTTCCTGAACTACGCCGCGCACAGCATCCAGGTGTTCAAGGACTGGGGCTTCGATCGCAAGCTGCCGTACGGGCGCGGGCTGTCGGCGCTGTTCGCGGGCCCGCCCGGCACCGGCAAGACCATGATCTGCTCGATCCTGGCCAAGGAGCTCGGGCTCGAGCTGTACCGGATCGATCTGTCGCAGGTCGTCAACAAGTACATCGGCGAGACCGAGAAGAACCTCGGCCGGGTGTTCGACGAGGCCGCGCGCGGCCAGGTCATGCTGCTGTTCGACGAGGCCGACTCGCTGTTCTCGAAGCGCACCGAGGTGAAGTCGAGCCACGATCGCTACGCCAACCTCGAGGTCAACTACCTGCTCCAGCGGCTCGAGTCGCACGACGGCGTCGTGGTCATGACCACCAACAGCGAGACCGCGATCGATCCGGCGTTCCGGCGCCGCATCCGCTTCCGGGTCCGCTTCCCCGCGCCCGACGAGCACCAGCGCACGCAGCTGTGGCTGGGGATGATGCCGAAAGAGGCGCAGCTCGCGGACGACGTCGACTTCGCCGCGCTGGCCAAGCGCTTCCCGCTGGCCGGCGGCAACATCATGAACGCGCTCGTGCGCGCGGCGACCGCCGCCGCCGCCGAGGGCAGCCCGATCCGCAACCACCACCTCACCCGCGCCGCCGAGTACGAGTACGCGGAGATGGGATTCCTGGCATGAGCGAGCTGACCTCGCGCACCGCGGTCCGCCGCGCCGCGCTCCTGACTCCCGACGGCGAGCGCCTGGCGCTCCAGCCCGCGCTGGCGCAGGCGCACCTGCTGGCGCCGCTGGCGCCGGCGGCGGCGATCGAGCGGCTGATGGCGTACCTGCTCGATCCCAAGGGCCGGGCGATCCTCGGCGCCGACGACGACCTGGCGGCGTGGCTCGCCGGCTCGCCGCTGCTGCGCCCGTGCGGCCCCGGCGTGGGCGTGCCGATCCACGACGATCTGGCCGCGGTGATCGTCGCGCCGGTGCTGGCCAAGGCCGACGGGCTGCCGCCGGTGCTGGCGCGCTGGCGGTGGTCGCCGCGCGCCGACGCGCTGATCGCGGCGACGGTCGCGTCGCTCGAGCCCGACGCCGGCGCCCGGGCGCTGGCCGCGCTGCGGGAGCCCGGCCCCGACGAGGAGGTCGTGCACCAGGCGCTGCTGCAGGCCGGCCGCGCGCTCGCGTGGGCGCCGCACCTGCACGACACGCCCGACGGCGAGGCGGTGATCGGTCAGCTGGTGCGCCTGCTCGATCGCGGCTCGCCGCGGCCGCTGCTGGCGCAGCTGGTCGGCGCGCTCGGACCGATCGCCCGCTGCGGCACGGCCCAGGGTGAGCGCGTGCGCATGCACGCCCAGGCCCAGCTCGGCGCCGCGGTGACGCGCATCCAGGCGGCGAGCCAGCCGGCCGGCTTCGCGGCCGAGCTGGCGGCGATCGATCAGAGCGCCGGGCGCGAGGACA
The genomic region above belongs to Myxococcales bacterium and contains:
- a CDS encoding ATP-binding protein — translated: MIRPVDPAERDHGLGYSSSSEHLADWASLTGLAVERLAALRRAMPHRAQVTAADRRALVRASPELASYDQRMADARAALAARTTYARRLGVELPLELVRERFGLTPLDLQLFAMLTTIERGAALNPYLSGADKSDAVQSDVAFLVALVADGVEYTPEEVRLRFTGDAPLVAGGLIELASGPGWVPEAPLAYKRLRVAERVLDFVDGLRAPGDAVLGTLARFVATPLSAAELIIPDRTIIDEVARALVRPDHLLEVIGAPGVGRKAVIGAAARALGSPVLIVDMREVPVEVKALTDALAPMIREARLQRGVLILEGVDHYGDGEGQGFILPHVIALLRATAVPLAVVCERSVEWLGRCGRVILKFLVPFPSAETQRKLWVRHLPAQLRLAPGTDLETIVKRYSASCAAIGDAAVELGRLDYVHQRGGVIAEEHVVEVIRSRLAHRLGALATVVRTTLEWPDVILPDEVLAPVFEFLNYAAHSIQVFKDWGFDRKLPYGRGLSALFAGPPGTGKTMICSILAKELGLELYRIDLSQVVNKYIGETEKNLGRVFDEAARGQVMLLFDEADSLFSKRTEVKSSHDRYANLEVNYLLQRLESHDGVVVMTTNSETAIDPAFRRRIRFRVRFPAPDEHQRTQLWLGMMPKEAQLADDVDFAALAKRFPLAGGNIMNALVRAATAAAAEGSPIRNHHLTRAAEYEYAEMGFLA